One genomic window of Arthrobacter sp. KBS0703 includes the following:
- a CDS encoding DUF6766 family protein — translation MSKWVKEHGLLLANVALFLIFFGGMILSGASSYSDDQLTHGEPAVTVAQYLGTGAFVEATFENWESEFLQMGMYVILTVFLFQKGSSESKPMGKDAPQDQDPRDATIKPSTPWPVKRGGVVLKLYEHSLSIMFLLLFLASFALHAIGGSEEYNSEQETHGQPTVSVLGYLATSRFWFESFQNWQSEFLAVAVLVGMSVYLREKGSPESKPVAEPHYETGA, via the coding sequence ATGAGCAAGTGGGTCAAAGAGCACGGTTTGCTGCTGGCAAATGTGGCGCTGTTCCTGATCTTTTTCGGCGGCATGATCCTTAGCGGCGCCAGCAGCTACAGCGACGACCAACTGACCCACGGCGAGCCCGCCGTCACCGTCGCGCAGTATCTGGGGACCGGCGCTTTTGTGGAAGCCACTTTCGAAAACTGGGAATCCGAGTTCCTGCAGATGGGCATGTACGTCATCCTCACCGTCTTCCTCTTCCAAAAGGGGTCCTCGGAATCCAAGCCCATGGGCAAGGACGCGCCGCAGGACCAGGATCCGCGCGACGCGACCATCAAGCCTTCCACGCCGTGGCCCGTCAAGCGCGGCGGCGTGGTGCTCAAGCTCTATGAACACTCTCTCTCGATCATGTTCCTGCTGCTGTTCCTCGCCTCGTTCGCACTGCACGCGATCGGCGGCAGCGAGGAATACAACAGCGAACAGGAAACGCACGGCCAACCGACGGTGAGCGTCCTGGGCTACCTCGCCACCAGCCGCTTCTGGTTCGAGTCCTTCCAGAACTGGCAGAGCGAATTCCTCGCCGTCGCGGTGCTGGTGGGCATGTCGGTCTACCTGCGCGAGAAGGGCTCGCCCGAGTCCAAACCGGTGGCCGAACCGCATTACGAGACCGGAGCCTGA
- a CDS encoding malonic semialdehyde reductase, with protein sequence MTIAHEEAVIDSAAVDAIFAEARTANAFTGEVTEQQARAIYELTKFGPTAFNSQPLRVTYVRSAEARAKLVDGLSSGNRAKTASAPLVAVLSYDTSWQDQWDNFLPGYNAPKAMYDASPDLATSTGNNNAHLQAGYFILAVRSLGFSAGPMTGADFAAIDAEFFPAGDQKSFLVVNIGQAAAGAWGEAKPKFAYEDVVRTV encoded by the coding sequence ATGACAATCGCCCATGAAGAAGCCGTTATCGATTCCGCCGCCGTGGACGCGATCTTCGCCGAAGCCCGCACCGCCAACGCCTTCACCGGCGAGGTCACGGAGCAGCAGGCCCGCGCCATCTATGAACTGACCAAATTCGGCCCCACCGCCTTCAACTCCCAGCCGCTGCGCGTCACCTACGTGCGCTCGGCGGAGGCCCGCGCCAAGCTCGTGGACGGGCTGTCCTCCGGAAACCGCGCCAAGACGGCTTCCGCGCCCCTCGTCGCGGTCCTCAGCTACGACACCTCCTGGCAGGACCAGTGGGACAACTTCCTGCCCGGCTACAACGCCCCGAAGGCCATGTACGACGCCTCGCCGGACCTTGCGACGTCCACGGGCAACAACAACGCGCACCTTCAGGCGGGGTACTTCATCCTGGCTGTGCGTTCGCTCGGCTTCTCCGCGGGTCCCATGACGGGCGCGGATTTTGCCGCCATCGACGCCGAGTTCTTCCCGGCGGGCGACCAGAAGAGCTTCCTCGTGGTCAACATCGGCCAGGCCGCAGCCGGAGCCTGGGGCGAGGCGAAGCCGAAATTCGCCTACGAGGACGTCGTCCGCACCGTCTAG
- a CDS encoding glycerophosphodiester phosphodiesterase — protein sequence MTEPLPFFSAAGTGAHAAKAAPGVGRPVALAHRGFSREGLENSMAAFRAAVELGCRYVETDVHTTSDGVLLLFHDSSLDRLTDGIGRIASLSADEVSRARIRGTEPVPSFDELVAALPDTRFNLDVKDRHSVRSLAAAIERHGVHDRVLIASFSDRRRRAVLKLLSRRTASSAGIGSNALVVLLGPLLAVPGLGSLVRAALHRALRSVDALQVPVSYKSVPVVTPGFVRRAHGLGLYVHVWTVNEPAEMRRLLDLGVDGIVTDRADLLKEVLQSRGEWS from the coding sequence GTGACCGAACCGCTCCCGTTCTTCTCCGCTGCCGGCACTGGTGCACATGCTGCCAAGGCCGCTCCCGGTGTGGGCAGGCCGGTCGCCCTGGCCCACCGCGGATTCTCCCGCGAGGGCCTGGAGAATTCGATGGCCGCGTTCCGCGCCGCCGTCGAACTCGGCTGCCGGTACGTCGAGACGGACGTCCACACCACCTCCGACGGCGTGCTGCTGCTCTTCCACGACTCCTCGCTGGACCGGCTCACGGACGGCATCGGGCGGATCGCCAGCCTTAGCGCGGACGAGGTTTCACGGGCGCGGATCCGCGGGACGGAGCCGGTGCCGAGCTTCGACGAACTCGTGGCGGCCCTCCCGGACACGCGGTTCAACCTCGACGTCAAGGACCGGCACTCCGTGCGCAGCCTCGCCGCCGCGATCGAACGCCACGGCGTCCATGACCGGGTGCTCATTGCCAGCTTCTCGGACCGCCGGCGGCGGGCCGTGCTGAAGCTGCTCAGCCGCCGCACCGCGTCCTCGGCCGGGATCGGCAGCAACGCCCTTGTGGTGCTGCTGGGCCCCCTGCTGGCCGTTCCGGGGCTGGGGTCGTTGGTGCGGGCCGCGCTGCACCGGGCCCTGCGCAGCGTCGACGCCCTGCAGGTGCCGGTCAGCTACAAGTCCGTTCCCGTGGTGACGCCGGGTTTTGTCCGCCGGGCGCACGGGCTCGGGCTGTACGTGCACGTGTGGACCGTCAATGAGCCGGCGGAGATGCGTCGGCTCCTGGACCTCGGCGTTGACGGGATCGTGACGGACCGTGCCGACCTGCTGAAGGAAGTCCTGCAGAGCCGCGGCGAGTGGTCCTGA
- a CDS encoding SDR family oxidoreductase has protein sequence MSDSAKQPDQPADPRGTYHAGPFPKQEQKQPGLTAPMDPQPDHGELSYEGSGALQGKAALITGGDSGIGKAVAIAFAREGADVAISYLPEEEDDAQDTAEWIRKTGRRALLLAGDGRTEEFSTGIVDDAVAEFGRLDVVVLNAAYQKNRDSFESLPTEEFDRVFKTNVYSLLWTARAAVPHLKAGASIITTASIQAFNPSPGLIDYAMTKAAQVAFTKALAQELGPKGIRVNAVAPGPIWTPLIPATEWPDKLPTFGQDTPLQRAGQPAELAPAYVLLASDAGSYMSGAVVPVTGGKGL, from the coding sequence ATGAGTGATTCAGCGAAGCAGCCTGACCAGCCCGCCGATCCCCGCGGGACGTACCATGCAGGACCCTTTCCGAAGCAGGAACAGAAACAGCCTGGCCTGACGGCCCCGATGGATCCCCAGCCGGACCATGGCGAGTTGAGCTACGAAGGCAGCGGCGCCCTGCAGGGCAAGGCTGCGCTGATCACGGGCGGCGACTCCGGCATCGGCAAGGCTGTCGCCATCGCCTTCGCCAGGGAAGGGGCCGACGTCGCCATCTCGTACCTCCCCGAGGAAGAGGACGACGCCCAGGACACCGCCGAATGGATCCGCAAGACGGGCAGGCGTGCGCTGCTCCTCGCAGGGGACGGCAGGACCGAGGAGTTCAGCACAGGGATCGTGGACGACGCCGTGGCGGAGTTCGGCCGGCTCGATGTGGTGGTGCTGAATGCCGCCTACCAGAAGAACCGCGACAGCTTCGAATCGCTCCCCACCGAAGAGTTTGACCGCGTTTTCAAGACCAACGTGTACTCGCTGCTGTGGACCGCCCGCGCGGCCGTGCCGCACCTCAAGGCCGGGGCGTCCATCATCACCACGGCTTCCATCCAGGCGTTCAACCCGTCCCCGGGGCTCATCGACTACGCCATGACCAAGGCGGCACAGGTGGCCTTCACCAAGGCCCTCGCCCAGGAGCTGGGGCCCAAGGGAATCCGTGTCAACGCCGTGGCGCCCGGCCCCATCTGGACCCCGCTCATCCCGGCCACCGAATGGCCGGACAAGCTCCCCACGTTCGGCCAGGACACGCCCCTGCAGCGGGCAGGCCAGCCCGCCGAGCTGGCGCCCGCCTACGTCCTGCTGGCGTCCGACGCGGGTTCGTACATGTCCGGGGCAGTGGTTCCCGTCACCGGCGGCAAGGGGCTCTGA
- a CDS encoding DUF6328 family protein, protein MTDPDSPARSGRNETREEQLDRNWMELLQELRVLQTGVQILAGFLLTLPFQQRFQTLDGFQTNLYLVNVALAALTTAFILLPVSVHRRLFRQRLKETLVTSADNITKIALGGVATLSVGSAALVFDVTAGRSVGLIAGAALLAVLAILLVYVPLHLQRQARK, encoded by the coding sequence ATGACCGATCCCGACAGCCCGGCTCGCAGCGGCAGGAATGAGACCCGTGAGGAACAGCTCGACCGGAACTGGATGGAACTGCTCCAGGAGTTGCGGGTGCTGCAGACGGGCGTGCAGATCCTTGCCGGCTTCCTGCTGACGCTGCCGTTCCAGCAGCGGTTCCAAACGCTCGACGGCTTTCAGACCAACCTTTACCTCGTGAATGTGGCGCTTGCCGCATTGACCACCGCCTTCATCCTGCTGCCGGTCAGCGTGCACCGGCGGCTTTTCCGGCAACGGCTCAAGGAAACGCTCGTGACCAGCGCGGACAACATCACCAAGATCGCCCTAGGCGGTGTAGCGACCCTCAGCGTAGGGTCAGCCGCTCTCGTTTTCGATGTCACGGCCGGCCGCAGCGTCGGCCTCATCGCGGGAGCCGCGCTCCTCGCGGTGCTCGCCATCCTCTTGGTCTATGTGCCGCTCCACCTGCAACGGCAGGCGCGGAAATAG
- a CDS encoding DUF6480 family protein, with the protein MSSYHPENDPANPDRPAPRDSADEQSKTTQEDSASSPNPDPLNGNITGLEPGGGVPPGETPPAEDQMSGDQGHGE; encoded by the coding sequence ATGAGCAGCTACCATCCCGAAAACGACCCCGCCAACCCGGACCGGCCCGCCCCGCGGGACAGTGCGGATGAACAGTCAAAGACCACACAAGAGGACTCGGCCAGCTCGCCGAATCCGGATCCGCTGAACGGCAACATCACCGGCCTGGAACCGGGCGGCGGAGTCCCGCCGGGGGAGACGCCGCCCGCCGAAGACCAGATGAGCGGGGACCAGGGGCACGGGGAGTAG
- a CDS encoding 2'-5' RNA ligase family protein, translating to MRNLIMVAFAEPVAEGQEFRRTDWPLHITLVRFDVGNDGDTARFAGLAEMPAKQALGTVLAVGGDDRFGRQGSVPVSLVEADPALQALHDSLVQAVEQVSGRVASPHHTRRNFRPHVSHHGDKRLNQGDAVVLGQIALVDMAPDGNHTIRRILELWELRK from the coding sequence ATGCGGAACCTCATCATGGTCGCGTTCGCCGAACCCGTGGCGGAAGGTCAGGAATTCCGGCGGACCGACTGGCCGTTGCACATCACCCTGGTGCGGTTCGACGTTGGGAACGACGGCGACACCGCCCGGTTCGCGGGCCTCGCCGAAATGCCGGCCAAGCAGGCGCTGGGCACGGTCCTGGCCGTGGGCGGAGATGACCGTTTCGGGCGCCAGGGGTCCGTTCCGGTCAGTCTCGTCGAGGCTGACCCGGCACTCCAGGCGCTGCACGATTCGCTCGTGCAGGCCGTGGAGCAGGTCTCCGGACGCGTCGCCAGCCCGCACCATACGCGGCGGAACTTCCGCCCCCACGTGTCCCACCACGGCGACAAACGCCTGAACCAGGGCGACGCCGTCGTGCTTGGCCAAATAGCGCTCGTGGACATGGCGCCGGATGGCAACCACACCATCCGGCGCATCCTCGAGCTGTGGGAGCTTAGGAAATAA
- a CDS encoding uracil-xanthine permease family protein: protein MSMLGTKWKLHGNGKAVRPGEVVAPGERLTWPLTIGVGMQHVVAMFGATFLVPIITGMPPATTLFFSGIGTILFLVITQGRVPSYLGSSFAFIAPILASQQQYGVAGALGGVVLAGVGLAAIGAIVQKFGAGWINRLMPPIVTGAIVALIGLNLAPAAKNNFDAAPVTALITLVTIILVSVLFRGIVGRLSILVGVVVGYLAAMIRGEVNYAKMDAAAWVGLPHFQTPEFHLGVVGLFVPVVLVLVAENIGHVKSVSAMTGQNLDGVSGRALMADGAATVLAGFGGGSGTTTYAENIGVMAATKVYSTAAYWVAGIFAILLSFSPKFGELIATVPPGVLGGAATMLYGMIGILGVKIWVQNRVNFSNPVNLTTAAVALIIGIADYTWTIGDLKFTGIALGSAAALVIYHGMKAIAKARGTAAEPETEGPAQHNLPPAAKAAINAAAKRSSKKR from the coding sequence ATGAGCATGCTCGGAACCAAATGGAAGCTGCACGGCAATGGCAAGGCCGTCCGCCCGGGTGAAGTGGTGGCCCCGGGTGAACGGCTCACCTGGCCCCTGACCATCGGCGTGGGCATGCAGCACGTGGTGGCCATGTTCGGCGCCACGTTCCTGGTGCCCATCATCACCGGCATGCCGCCGGCCACCACGCTCTTCTTCTCGGGCATCGGCACCATCCTGTTCCTGGTGATCACGCAGGGGCGCGTGCCCAGCTACCTCGGATCGAGCTTCGCGTTCATCGCGCCCATCCTGGCGTCCCAGCAGCAGTACGGCGTGGCCGGCGCGCTGGGCGGTGTGGTGCTGGCCGGCGTCGGGCTTGCCGCGATCGGTGCGATCGTCCAGAAATTCGGCGCGGGCTGGATCAACCGGCTGATGCCGCCAATCGTCACCGGCGCCATCGTGGCCCTGATCGGCCTCAACCTGGCGCCCGCCGCCAAGAACAACTTCGACGCCGCGCCCGTGACAGCGCTCATCACACTGGTGACCATCATCCTGGTCAGCGTGCTCTTCCGCGGGATCGTGGGGCGCCTGAGCATCCTGGTCGGCGTGGTGGTGGGCTACCTCGCGGCCATGATCCGCGGTGAAGTGAACTACGCCAAGATGGACGCGGCCGCCTGGGTGGGCCTGCCCCACTTCCAGACTCCGGAATTCCACCTCGGCGTGGTGGGCCTCTTCGTGCCGGTAGTGCTGGTGCTCGTGGCCGAGAACATCGGGCACGTGAAGTCCGTGTCCGCCATGACCGGACAGAACCTGGACGGTGTCTCCGGCCGCGCCCTGATGGCCGACGGTGCGGCTACCGTGCTGGCCGGTTTCGGCGGCGGTTCCGGCACCACCACGTACGCGGAAAACATCGGCGTCATGGCAGCCACCAAGGTCTACTCCACCGCCGCGTACTGGGTGGCCGGCATCTTCGCCATCCTGTTGAGCTTTTCCCCGAAGTTCGGCGAACTGATCGCCACCGTGCCCCCGGGCGTGCTGGGCGGCGCCGCCACCATGCTGTACGGCATGATCGGCATCCTGGGCGTGAAGATCTGGGTCCAGAACAGGGTCAACTTCTCCAACCCCGTTAACCTGACCACCGCCGCCGTCGCCCTGATCATCGGCATCGCGGACTACACGTGGACCATCGGCGACCTGAAGTTCACCGGCATCGCGCTCGGATCCGCCGCCGCCCTGGTGATTTACCACGGCATGAAGGCGATCGCGAAGGCCCGCGGAACGGCGGCCGAACCGGAAACCGAGGGTCCGGCGCAGCACAACCTGCCCCCGGCGGCCAAGGCGGCCATCAACGCGGCCGCCAAACGGTCTTCGAAGAAGCGCTAG
- a CDS encoding DUF4190 domain-containing protein, with amino-acid sequence MTEQRPAGTGGDQTPDGYQPPSSIPPQGSDIPAPPLYTPPGEQYGQPYGQQYGEPGGQNDRAGEGYGSPYSQPGSPYAQPGGPYGQPGQYGSPYGQPVQYGSPYGQPSYYGMAPAPKNLSIASLCCGIAVYVGFGVFLLPQLAAVILGHMALRREPSGRGFAIAGLVMGYIGIALTVLAIVALAVLASLATTSSSTF; translated from the coding sequence ATGACAGAGCAGCGCCCCGCCGGGACGGGCGGCGACCAAACACCTGACGGCTACCAGCCGCCGTCGTCCATTCCGCCGCAGGGATCGGATATCCCGGCGCCGCCGCTCTACACGCCGCCGGGAGAGCAGTACGGCCAGCCGTACGGGCAGCAGTACGGCGAGCCGGGCGGACAGAATGACCGGGCCGGAGAAGGGTACGGAAGCCCGTATTCGCAGCCCGGGAGTCCGTACGCCCAACCGGGCGGCCCCTACGGCCAGCCCGGCCAGTACGGCAGCCCGTACGGTCAGCCGGTCCAGTACGGCAGCCCGTACGGCCAGCCTTCCTACTACGGCATGGCCCCCGCCCCGAAGAACCTCAGCATCGCCAGCCTGTGCTGCGGGATTGCGGTCTACGTGGGCTTCGGGGTTTTCCTCCTGCCGCAGCTGGCAGCGGTCATCCTGGGCCACATGGCCCTGCGGCGCGAACCGTCCGGCCGGGGCTTCGCCATTGCGGGCCTCGTCATGGGGTACATCGGGATTGCCCTGACGGTCCTGGCGATCGTGGCACTGGCGGTGCTGGCCAGCCTCGCCACCACGTCGTCCAGCACCTTCTGA
- a CDS encoding glycerate kinase yields MRILIAPDKFKGSLTAVEAAAAIAEGALRVYPDAIATQFPVADGGEGTLEAAVAAGYEERINTVVGPILAPVGAAWALRKDGAGGGTAVIETAQASGLAQMEPTPENSLRAHSYGCGQLIAAALDAGATEIVLGVGGSAMTDGGSGALRALGLKPLDVRGNVVPLGGGSLADVVSIDVSGLDPRLSAVTFRIAVDVQNPLYGNTGAAYVFGPQKGADAAAMENLDDGLRNWASLLREATGRDVNVPGAGAAGGFPASFLAFTHATLEGGFALVAGLTGLDEQLKDADLVITGEGSMDSQSLTGKAPIALADAARERGIPVIVVAGRILVTPEDLAQHGVVAAAQLLDVADSPEDAIANAGKYLAWATRQVLEGA; encoded by the coding sequence ATGCGTATCCTGATCGCCCCGGACAAGTTCAAGGGGTCCCTCACCGCCGTCGAAGCCGCCGCCGCCATCGCCGAGGGTGCCCTCCGCGTGTATCCCGACGCCATCGCCACCCAGTTCCCGGTGGCCGACGGCGGCGAAGGAACACTTGAGGCGGCGGTCGCTGCCGGCTACGAAGAGCGGATCAACACGGTGGTGGGCCCCATCCTGGCCCCGGTCGGCGCGGCCTGGGCGCTGCGGAAAGACGGCGCCGGCGGAGGCACTGCAGTGATCGAGACAGCGCAGGCTTCGGGCCTCGCCCAGATGGAGCCGACGCCCGAGAACTCCCTCCGGGCGCACAGCTACGGCTGTGGCCAGCTGATTGCGGCCGCTCTGGATGCCGGTGCCACGGAGATCGTCCTGGGCGTCGGCGGTTCCGCCATGACCGACGGCGGCAGCGGCGCCTTGCGCGCCCTGGGCCTCAAGCCACTCGACGTACGGGGAAACGTGGTGCCGCTGGGCGGCGGATCCCTGGCCGATGTGGTGTCGATCGATGTCTCGGGGCTGGACCCGCGCCTGTCCGCCGTGACGTTCAGGATCGCCGTGGATGTCCAGAACCCGCTGTACGGCAATACCGGCGCCGCGTATGTGTTCGGCCCGCAGAAGGGCGCCGACGCCGCCGCCATGGAAAACCTCGACGACGGCCTGCGCAACTGGGCGTCCCTCCTTCGGGAGGCCACGGGCCGGGACGTCAACGTACCGGGCGCGGGCGCGGCCGGCGGCTTCCCGGCGTCGTTCCTTGCCTTCACGCATGCCACGCTGGAAGGTGGCTTCGCGCTCGTGGCGGGGCTGACGGGACTGGACGAACAGCTCAAGGACGCCGACCTGGTGATCACCGGCGAGGGCTCGATGGACTCGCAGTCGCTGACGGGCAAGGCGCCCATCGCGCTTGCGGACGCGGCCCGGGAACGGGGGATCCCGGTGATCGTCGTGGCCGGCAGGATTCTGGTTACACCGGAGGACCTGGCCCAGCACGGCGTGGTGGCCGCGGCGCAGCTGCTGGACGTTGCCGACAGCCCGGAAGACGCCATCGCCAATGCCGGCAAATACCTCGCCTGGGCCACGCGGCAGGTTCTCGAAGGGGCCTGA
- a CDS encoding nuclease-related domain-containing protein: MGAADGAFERTRLASERIARLKRDLDRADHDAGSGGAGVVPGSDQLMAAKLGELVPWGWLLLHDVHWPGRPLARLDHVLVGPGGVMVIGAKGWTGRVEVTDGVLRHNGYAQHPAIEVALGQAAAVAALLPASRRRFVRSLVCIAGQAGVSGTTGSGIEVHGIDTVVAAVAGMPDVLDSPAIAELYAQLGRLLTQPQVPEATGFGGRPGRVAVAKNAGSRPDGLGSTAPRASTTQPPAAGSSAQSAAAASSPAPQPASQRSGQPQSAPRHAAGLNSGFRHATVLPPTATPSAARPLYPAGREYSSGAALRSVGMALIAGFITTALLAPPLWLLWELLPQ; this comes from the coding sequence ATGGGGGCTGCAGATGGCGCATTCGAGCGTACCCGGCTGGCCTCAGAGCGGATTGCGCGGCTGAAGCGCGACCTTGACCGGGCGGACCATGACGCGGGGTCAGGTGGAGCGGGCGTGGTTCCGGGCTCTGATCAGCTGATGGCCGCCAAACTTGGAGAGCTGGTTCCGTGGGGCTGGCTCCTGCTGCACGACGTCCACTGGCCCGGGCGGCCCCTTGCCCGCCTGGATCACGTGCTGGTGGGCCCTGGCGGCGTGATGGTGATCGGTGCCAAGGGCTGGACGGGCCGCGTGGAGGTCACTGACGGCGTGCTGCGCCATAACGGCTACGCGCAGCATCCGGCCATCGAGGTGGCCCTGGGACAGGCCGCCGCTGTGGCCGCCCTCCTTCCGGCGTCACGGCGGCGCTTCGTCCGCTCCCTGGTCTGCATCGCCGGGCAGGCCGGCGTGTCCGGAACCACCGGCTCGGGCATTGAAGTGCATGGAATCGACACCGTGGTGGCAGCGGTGGCCGGAATGCCGGATGTGCTGGATTCCCCGGCAATTGCGGAGCTCTACGCCCAGCTCGGGCGGCTGCTGACCCAGCCCCAGGTCCCGGAGGCAACCGGCTTCGGGGGCCGCCCCGGGCGGGTCGCCGTGGCGAAGAACGCAGGGAGCCGCCCCGATGGCCTGGGCTCCACGGCGCCCCGCGCGTCAACCACACAGCCGCCGGCGGCCGGCTCGTCTGCACAATCTGCTGCCGCGGCTTCATCGCCCGCACCGCAGCCCGCTTCTCAACGTTCCGGTCAGCCGCAGTCGGCTCCGCGCCACGCGGCCGGCCTGAACTCCGGGTTTCGGCACGCCACTGTGCTTCCGCCGACGGCAACTCCGTCAGCAGCCCGGCCGCTGTACCCAGCAGGCAGGGAGTATTCGTCCGGGGCTGCGCTTCGTTCCGTCGGGATGGCCCTCATCGCCGGCTTTATCACTACGGCGCTCCTTGCCCCGCCCCTGTGGCTGCTGTGGGAGCTGCTGCCCCAATAG
- the pgm gene encoding phosphoglucomutase (alpha-D-glucose-1,6-bisphosphate-dependent) — protein sequence MASRAGTVAQPQDLVDLTALLDAYYDVKPDLGDPGQRVAFGTSGHRGSSLKASFNEGHILAITQAIVEYRAGQGITGPLFLAKDTHGLSEPAQNSALEVLAANGVNVLIDARHGYTPTPALSHAILTYNRNAPAGAPEADGIVVTPSHNPPADGGFKYNPPHGGPADTDATGWIANRANELLENGLRGVKRIPVADALAAETTGKFDFLSSYVDDLPSVLDLNAIREAGVRIGADPMGGASVDYWGEIGERHHLDLTVVNPTVDPQWAFMTLDWDEKIRMDCSSPSAMASLINRMSEGAKFDVATGNDADADRHGIVTPDGGLMNPNHYLAVAIDYLYRNRSGWNPNSVVGKTLVSSSIIDRVAGGLGRKLVEVPVGFKWFVPGLLSGEGAFGGEESAGASFNKMDGSVWTTDKDGILLALLASEITAVTGKSPSQLYKGLTDQFGAPVYARIDAAATREQKAALGKLSPTDVTATQLAGEAITAKLTKAPGNGASIGGLKVVTENAWFAARPSGTEDVYKIYAESFKGADHLKQVQAEAKALVDGVIS from the coding sequence ATGGCTAGCCGCGCGGGCACAGTTGCCCAACCCCAAGACCTTGTTGACCTGACCGCTCTTCTGGACGCGTATTACGACGTCAAGCCTGATCTGGGAGACCCCGGACAGCGCGTGGCGTTCGGCACCTCCGGGCACCGCGGATCCAGCCTGAAAGCGTCCTTCAATGAAGGGCATATCCTGGCCATCACCCAGGCGATTGTGGAATACCGGGCCGGCCAGGGCATCACCGGACCGCTGTTCCTCGCCAAGGACACCCACGGCCTCAGCGAACCGGCGCAGAACTCCGCCCTGGAGGTGCTTGCCGCAAACGGCGTCAACGTCCTCATTGATGCGCGCCACGGCTACACCCCCACCCCGGCCCTGAGCCACGCCATCCTCACCTACAACCGGAACGCCCCGGCCGGCGCCCCGGAGGCCGACGGCATCGTGGTCACGCCAAGCCACAACCCGCCTGCTGACGGCGGCTTCAAGTACAACCCGCCGCACGGTGGCCCCGCTGACACGGACGCCACCGGCTGGATCGCCAACCGCGCCAACGAACTGCTGGAAAACGGGCTCCGCGGCGTGAAGCGCATCCCCGTGGCCGACGCCCTCGCCGCCGAGACCACCGGCAAGTTCGACTTCCTCAGCAGCTACGTGGACGACCTCCCGTCGGTGCTGGACCTGAACGCCATCCGCGAGGCCGGCGTCCGCATCGGAGCGGATCCCATGGGCGGCGCATCGGTGGACTACTGGGGCGAAATCGGCGAACGGCACCACCTGGACCTCACGGTGGTGAACCCCACCGTGGACCCGCAGTGGGCCTTCATGACCCTGGACTGGGACGAAAAGATCCGGATGGACTGTTCGTCGCCGTCGGCCATGGCATCACTCATCAACCGGATGTCCGAGGGCGCGAAGTTCGACGTCGCCACCGGCAATGACGCCGACGCCGACCGCCACGGCATCGTCACGCCCGACGGCGGCCTGATGAACCCGAACCACTACCTCGCCGTCGCCATCGACTACCTGTACCGCAACCGCAGCGGCTGGAACCCGAATTCGGTGGTGGGCAAGACCCTCGTCTCCTCCTCCATCATCGACCGCGTGGCGGGCGGCCTGGGCCGCAAACTGGTCGAGGTGCCCGTGGGCTTCAAGTGGTTCGTGCCCGGCCTGCTCTCCGGCGAAGGCGCATTCGGCGGCGAGGAATCAGCCGGCGCCTCGTTCAACAAGATGGACGGCAGCGTGTGGACCACGGACAAGGACGGCATCCTGCTGGCCCTGCTGGCTTCGGAGATCACCGCCGTCACCGGCAAGTCTCCGTCCCAGCTGTACAAGGGCCTCACGGACCAGTTCGGCGCCCCGGTGTACGCCCGGATCGACGCCGCGGCCACGCGTGAGCAGAAGGCAGCGCTCGGCAAGCTGTCGCCGACGGACGTCACCGCCACGCAGCTGGCCGGCGAGGCGATCACCGCCAAGCTGACCAAGGCTCCCGGCAACGGCGCGTCCATCGGCGGCCTGAAGGTGGTCACGGAGAACGCCTGGTTCGCCGCCCGCCCGTCCGGCACCGAGGACGTCTACAAGATCTACGCGGAGTCCTTCAAGGGCGCCGACCACCTCAAGCAGGTCCAGGCCGAGGCCAAGGCGCTGGTGGACGGGGTTATTTCCTAA